From one Musa acuminata AAA Group cultivar baxijiao chromosome BXJ2-6, Cavendish_Baxijiao_AAA, whole genome shotgun sequence genomic stretch:
- the LOC103986583 gene encoding receptor-like serine/threonine-protein kinase SD1-8 isoform X2, translating to MRASILLCLLAVTLFSSSIATGGDVLTPNRPILDDGTTLISAGGAFELGFFSPVGSDNRYVGIWFHKVSLQTVIWVANRQRPVAGRTGSLSLAANGTLFVTDNSTVVWSSGSPALANPVAQLLDDGNLVVMESGSSSKDPNSFAWQGFDFPTDTLLPSMKLGWNLTSGLNRNLTSWASLSDPAIGNYTMGVDVDGDPQGFLWSRDSKQWRAGSWNGIQFSGIPDMKTYSQFSFEFIIRPDEVFYSFFVHDDSIISRLTVLPSGILQRLVWIEHSKLWSVFWFAPRDQCDYVSPCGPNGVCDSNNSPICECLHGFRPKNPANWDLRDGSDGCVRETALDCRNGTDGFNQLSNAKLPDTSRAVVNRSLNLQQCRDACSRNCSCTGYAAASFNSSGIWNGCIMWTTHLTDLRVYVSGGQDLYVRVAAADLDQSDSETKHSHRTRVFVIVVAVLAPAILLAACVACCVGRKKMIMMRGATSGTKSLSGHHIDDGAEGKDLDLPLFDLGTIADATDNFSIHNKLGEGGYGPVYKGKLEEEQEVAIKRLSKTSMQGLDEFKNEVTVIAKLQHRNLVRLLGCCIQAGERVLIYEYMPNGSLDAFLFDKVKGELLNWRSRYTIIVGIARGLLYLHEDSRLRIIHRDLKASNILLDKDMNPKISDFGMARIFGGDETEVNTMRVVGTYGYMSPEYAMDGIFSVKSDVFSFGVLVLEIVSGKKNRGVYYSGRHLNLLAYTWSLWKEDRVLEMVDESIGESFPTDEVLRCIKVGLLCVQEMPEDRPTMSSVALMLGSDSALLPQPAHPGFVSARCPIEMDSSISKQESMSINNVSVTMFEE from the exons ATGAGAGCTTCCATCCTTCTCTGCCTCCTCGCGGtcactctcttctcttcttccattGCCACCGGTGGTGACGTCTTGACTCCCAACCGACCCATCCTCGACGACGGCACGACCCTGATCTCGGCCGGCGGTGCCTTCGAGCTGGGCTTCTTCAGCCCCGTCGGCTCCGACAACCGCTACGTCGGCATATGGTTCCACAAGGTCTCACTGCAAACCGTCATATGGGTCGCCAACCGCCAGCGCCCGGTGGCCGGTCGAACCGGGAGCCTTTCCTTGGCCGCCAACGGAACACTCTTCGTTACCGACAACTCCACCGTCGTCTGGTCCTCCGGCTCGCCCGCCCTCGCCAACCCCGTGGCGCAGCTCCTCGACGACGGTAACCTCGTCGTTATGGAGTccggcagcagcagcaaagacCCCAACAGCTTTGCATGGCAGGGCTTCGACTTCCCCACCGACACGCTCCTCCCGAGCATGAAACTGGGTTGGAATCTCACCAGCGGGCTCAACCGCAACCTCACCTCCTGGGCGAGCCTCAGCGATCCTGCAATCGGCAACTACACCATGGGCGTGGACGTGGACGGCGATCCGCAAGGATTCCTATGGTCCAGAGATAGCAAGCAGTGGCGGGCGGGGTCGTGGAACGGGATCCAGTTCAGCGGCATCCCGGATATGAAGACCTACAGCCAGTTCTCCTTCGAGTTCATCATCCGACCCGACGAGGTCTTCTACTCCTTCTTCGTGCACGACGACTCCATCATCTCAAGGTTGACGGTGTTGCCGTCGGGAATCCTGCAGCGGCTGGTTTGGATCGAACACAGCAAGCTATGGAGCGTGTTCTGGTTCGCGCCCAGGGACCAATGCGACTATGTTTCGCCGTGTGGTCCCAACGGCGTCTGCGATTCCAATAACTCGCCCATATGCGAGTGCCTCCATGGTTTCCGACCCAAGAACCCCGCCAACTGGGATCTCAGGGACGGATCTGACGGCTGCGTGAGGGAGACGGCATTGGACTGCCGGAACGGGACCGATGGGTTCAACCAGCTGAGCAACGCCAAGCTCCCGGACACGTCGAGAGCAGTGGTCAACAGGAGCCTGAACCTGCAACAGTGCAGGGATGCGTGTTCGAGGAATTGCTCGTGCACAGGCTATGCCGCTGCCAGCTTCAACTCCAGCGGGATTTGGAATGGCTGCATCATGTGGACGACCCATCTCACCGATCTCAGGGTGTATGTCAGTGGCGGACAGGATCTCTATGTCAGGGTAGCAGCCGCCGATTTAG ATCAATCGGACTCGGAAACAAAACATTCTCACCGGACTCGCGTGTTCGTGATCGTCGTCGCCGTCCTTGCTCCGGCGATTCTACTCGCAGCTTGTGTGGCTTGCTGCGTTGGGAGGAAGAAGATGATAATGATGAGGGGAG CTACGTCCGGTACCAAATCACTGTCGGGGCACCATATCGACGACGGAGCAGAAGGCAAGGACTTGGACCTACCACTGTTTGATTTGGGCACGATCGCGGATGCCACCGACAACTTCTCCATTCATAACAAGCTCGGCGAGGGTGGATATGGTCCGGTGTACAAG GGCAAACTGGAGGAGGAACAAGAAGTGGCCATAAAGAGGCTATCCAAGACGTCGATGCAAGGCCTGGACGAGTTCAAGAACGAGGTGACTGTGATCGCTAAGTTGCAACACCGAAACCTCGTTCGGCTTCTTGGCTGCTGCATTCAAGCAGGGGAAAGGGTGTTGATCTACGAGTACATGCCCAATGGAAGCTTGGACGCCTTCCTATTCG ATAAAGTTAAAGGTGAATTATTGAACTGGCGAAGCCGGTACACCATCATCGTGGGGATCGCCCGAGGCCTCCTCTACCTCCATGAAGATTCCAGGCTAAGGATCATCCACAGGGATCTCAAGGCCAGCAACATTCTTCTCGACAAGGACATGAATCCTAAGATTTCGGACTTCGGCATGGCCAGAATATTTGGAGGGGATGAGACGGAAGTAAATACCATGAGAGTGGTGGGAACATA TGGTTACATGTCGCCTGAATACGCCATGGACGGAATCTTCTCGGTGAAATCTGACGTGTTCAGCTTCGGCGTGCTGGTGCTCGAGATCGTAAGCGGCAAAAAGAACCGCGGCGTTTATTACTCCGGTCGCCACCTAAATCTTCTGGCATAC ACGTGGAGTCTCTGGAAAGAAGACAGAGTGCTGGAAATGGTGGACGAATCGATCGGGGAGTCCTTCCCCACGGATGAAGTCTTGAGGTGCATAAAGGTCGGGCTTTTATGTGTTCAAGAGATGCCAGAAGACAGACCGACGATGTCTTCAGTGGCGTTGATGTTGGGGAGCGACAGTGCTCTCCTGCCGCAACCCGCTCACCCAGGTTTTGTGTCCGCCAGGTGCCCGATCGAAATGGATTCATCGATAAGTAAGCAGGAGTCGATGTCCATAAACAACGTATCGGTCACAATGTTCGAAG AGTGA
- the LOC103986583 gene encoding receptor-like serine/threonine-protein kinase SD1-8 isoform X1: MRASILLCLLAVTLFSSSIATGGDVLTPNRPILDDGTTLISAGGAFELGFFSPVGSDNRYVGIWFHKVSLQTVIWVANRQRPVAGRTGSLSLAANGTLFVTDNSTVVWSSGSPALANPVAQLLDDGNLVVMESGSSSKDPNSFAWQGFDFPTDTLLPSMKLGWNLTSGLNRNLTSWASLSDPAIGNYTMGVDVDGDPQGFLWSRDSKQWRAGSWNGIQFSGIPDMKTYSQFSFEFIIRPDEVFYSFFVHDDSIISRLTVLPSGILQRLVWIEHSKLWSVFWFAPRDQCDYVSPCGPNGVCDSNNSPICECLHGFRPKNPANWDLRDGSDGCVRETALDCRNGTDGFNQLSNAKLPDTSRAVVNRSLNLQQCRDACSRNCSCTGYAAASFNSSGIWNGCIMWTTHLTDLRVYVSGGQDLYVRVAAADLDQSDSETKHSHRTRVFVIVVAVLAPAILLAACVACCVGRKKMIMMRGATSGTKSLSGHHIDDGAEGKDLDLPLFDLGTIADATDNFSIHNKLGEGGYGPVYKGKLEEEQEVAIKRLSKTSMQGLDEFKNEVTVIAKLQHRNLVRLLGCCIQAGERVLIYEYMPNGSLDAFLFDKVKGELLNWRSRYTIIVGIARGLLYLHEDSRLRIIHRDLKASNILLDKDMNPKISDFGMARIFGGDETEVNTMRVVGTYGYMSPEYAMDGIFSVKSDVFSFGVLVLEIVSGKKNRGVYYSGRHLNLLAYTWSLWKEDRVLEMVDESIGESFPTDEVLRCIKVGLLCVQEMPEDRPTMSSVALMLGSDSALLPQPAHPGFVSARCPIEMDSSISKQESMSINNVSVTMFEGR; encoded by the exons ATGAGAGCTTCCATCCTTCTCTGCCTCCTCGCGGtcactctcttctcttcttccattGCCACCGGTGGTGACGTCTTGACTCCCAACCGACCCATCCTCGACGACGGCACGACCCTGATCTCGGCCGGCGGTGCCTTCGAGCTGGGCTTCTTCAGCCCCGTCGGCTCCGACAACCGCTACGTCGGCATATGGTTCCACAAGGTCTCACTGCAAACCGTCATATGGGTCGCCAACCGCCAGCGCCCGGTGGCCGGTCGAACCGGGAGCCTTTCCTTGGCCGCCAACGGAACACTCTTCGTTACCGACAACTCCACCGTCGTCTGGTCCTCCGGCTCGCCCGCCCTCGCCAACCCCGTGGCGCAGCTCCTCGACGACGGTAACCTCGTCGTTATGGAGTccggcagcagcagcaaagacCCCAACAGCTTTGCATGGCAGGGCTTCGACTTCCCCACCGACACGCTCCTCCCGAGCATGAAACTGGGTTGGAATCTCACCAGCGGGCTCAACCGCAACCTCACCTCCTGGGCGAGCCTCAGCGATCCTGCAATCGGCAACTACACCATGGGCGTGGACGTGGACGGCGATCCGCAAGGATTCCTATGGTCCAGAGATAGCAAGCAGTGGCGGGCGGGGTCGTGGAACGGGATCCAGTTCAGCGGCATCCCGGATATGAAGACCTACAGCCAGTTCTCCTTCGAGTTCATCATCCGACCCGACGAGGTCTTCTACTCCTTCTTCGTGCACGACGACTCCATCATCTCAAGGTTGACGGTGTTGCCGTCGGGAATCCTGCAGCGGCTGGTTTGGATCGAACACAGCAAGCTATGGAGCGTGTTCTGGTTCGCGCCCAGGGACCAATGCGACTATGTTTCGCCGTGTGGTCCCAACGGCGTCTGCGATTCCAATAACTCGCCCATATGCGAGTGCCTCCATGGTTTCCGACCCAAGAACCCCGCCAACTGGGATCTCAGGGACGGATCTGACGGCTGCGTGAGGGAGACGGCATTGGACTGCCGGAACGGGACCGATGGGTTCAACCAGCTGAGCAACGCCAAGCTCCCGGACACGTCGAGAGCAGTGGTCAACAGGAGCCTGAACCTGCAACAGTGCAGGGATGCGTGTTCGAGGAATTGCTCGTGCACAGGCTATGCCGCTGCCAGCTTCAACTCCAGCGGGATTTGGAATGGCTGCATCATGTGGACGACCCATCTCACCGATCTCAGGGTGTATGTCAGTGGCGGACAGGATCTCTATGTCAGGGTAGCAGCCGCCGATTTAG ATCAATCGGACTCGGAAACAAAACATTCTCACCGGACTCGCGTGTTCGTGATCGTCGTCGCCGTCCTTGCTCCGGCGATTCTACTCGCAGCTTGTGTGGCTTGCTGCGTTGGGAGGAAGAAGATGATAATGATGAGGGGAG CTACGTCCGGTACCAAATCACTGTCGGGGCACCATATCGACGACGGAGCAGAAGGCAAGGACTTGGACCTACCACTGTTTGATTTGGGCACGATCGCGGATGCCACCGACAACTTCTCCATTCATAACAAGCTCGGCGAGGGTGGATATGGTCCGGTGTACAAG GGCAAACTGGAGGAGGAACAAGAAGTGGCCATAAAGAGGCTATCCAAGACGTCGATGCAAGGCCTGGACGAGTTCAAGAACGAGGTGACTGTGATCGCTAAGTTGCAACACCGAAACCTCGTTCGGCTTCTTGGCTGCTGCATTCAAGCAGGGGAAAGGGTGTTGATCTACGAGTACATGCCCAATGGAAGCTTGGACGCCTTCCTATTCG ATAAAGTTAAAGGTGAATTATTGAACTGGCGAAGCCGGTACACCATCATCGTGGGGATCGCCCGAGGCCTCCTCTACCTCCATGAAGATTCCAGGCTAAGGATCATCCACAGGGATCTCAAGGCCAGCAACATTCTTCTCGACAAGGACATGAATCCTAAGATTTCGGACTTCGGCATGGCCAGAATATTTGGAGGGGATGAGACGGAAGTAAATACCATGAGAGTGGTGGGAACATA TGGTTACATGTCGCCTGAATACGCCATGGACGGAATCTTCTCGGTGAAATCTGACGTGTTCAGCTTCGGCGTGCTGGTGCTCGAGATCGTAAGCGGCAAAAAGAACCGCGGCGTTTATTACTCCGGTCGCCACCTAAATCTTCTGGCATAC ACGTGGAGTCTCTGGAAAGAAGACAGAGTGCTGGAAATGGTGGACGAATCGATCGGGGAGTCCTTCCCCACGGATGAAGTCTTGAGGTGCATAAAGGTCGGGCTTTTATGTGTTCAAGAGATGCCAGAAGACAGACCGACGATGTCTTCAGTGGCGTTGATGTTGGGGAGCGACAGTGCTCTCCTGCCGCAACCCGCTCACCCAGGTTTTGTGTCCGCCAGGTGCCCGATCGAAATGGATTCATCGATAAGTAAGCAGGAGTCGATGTCCATAAACAACGTATCGGTCACAATGTTCGAAGGTCGGTAG
- the LOC135614147 gene encoding equilibrative nucleotide transporter 3-like, whose translation MSFRTANWQAMEKQGKFTALFISWLLGNGSLFSWNSMLTIEDYYANLFPKYHPTRVLTLVYQPFALVTTAVLAYHEAKTNTRLRNLAGYILFFVSSLALVVLDVATSGKGGIGTFIGVCIVSAAFGTADGHVQGGMVGDLSLMCPEFIQSFMAGLAASGTLTSALRLITKAAFDGSQDGLRKGATLFFAISAFFELLCVFLYAFVFPKLPIVKYYRAKAASEGSRTVAADLAAAGIEALPDTGTEEDPKRLERLSNKQLLAQNIDYAIDIYLIYVLTLSIFPGFLSEDTGSHNLGSWYALVLIAMYNVWDLIGRYVPLIKCLKLTSRKGLMAATLARFLFIPAFYFTSKYGAEGWMIMLTSVLGLTNGYLTVCVLTDAPNGYKGPEQNALGNLLVAFLIAGLFSGVALDWLWLIGKGW comes from the exons ATGAGTTTTCGAACCGCAAACTGGCAAGCCATGGAAAAGCAG GGGAAATTTACTGCGTTGTTTATAAGCTGGCTTCTAGGAAATGGATCCCTGTTCTCATGGAACAGCATGCTGACGATCGAGGATTACTATGCCAATCTCTTTCCG AAATACCACCCCACGAGAGTACTCACTCTCGTCTACCAACCTTTTGCCCTCGTAACCACTGCCGTACTAGCATATCATGAAGCGAAAACCAATACCAGGCTCCGCAACTTGGCTGGATATATACTGTTCTTCGTAAGCTCGTTGGCGCTGGTTGTG CTTGATGTGGCAACGTCTGGCAAAGGTGGGATCGGCACCTTTATCGGTGTGTGTATTGTGAGTGCAGCGTTTGGTACCGCCGATGGCCATGTTCAAGGAGGGATGGTTGGTGATTTGTCTTTGATGTGCCCAgaattcattcaa TCTTTCATGGCTGGGCTTGCAGCATCCGGGACCCTGACCTCTGCACTGAGACTAATTACCAAAGCAGCATTCGATGGCTCCCAAGATGGTCTTCGCAAGGGAGCCA CATTGTTCTTTGCAATTTCCGCGTTCTTCGAGCTGCTTTGCGTCTTCCTTTATGCTTTCGTCTTCCCTAAACTACCAATCGTTAAGTACTATCGAGCGAAAGCAGCTTCTGAAGGATCACGAACTGTTGCTGCCGACCTTGCTGCTGCTGGCATCGAAGCACTCCCCGACACCGGC ACAGAGGAGGATCCCAAACGTCTGGAGCGTCTAAGCAACAAACAGCTGTTGGCACAAAACATAGATTACGCAATTGACATATACTTGATCTATGTCTTGACACTGTCAATCTTCCCTGGATTCTTATCCGAGGACACGGGCTCCCACAACCTGGGATCATG GTACGCACTCGTTCTGATCGCCATGTACAACGTATGGGACCTCATCGGTAGATACGTACCTCTCATAAAGTGCCTCAAGCTGACATCGAGGAAAGGCCTCATGGCCGCAACGCTGGCGCGCTTCCTATTTATTCCGGCATTTTACTTCACATCCAAGTATGGAGCGGAAGGTTGGATGATCATGTTGACCTCCGTCTTAGGACTCACCAATGGCTATCTCACTGTTTGTGTTCTTACGGACGCACCGAACGGATACAAG GGACCGGAGCAGAATGCCTTGGGGAATTTGCTGGTAGCATTTCTCATAGCAGGTCTATTCTCGGGTGTTGCGCTTGATTGGCTATGGCTGATCGGTAAAGGCTGGTGA
- the LOC135614149 gene encoding tubulin alpha chain isoform X1: MRECISIHIGQAGIQVGNACWELYCLEHGIQPDGQMPGDKTVGGGDDAFNTFFSETGAGKHVPRAVFVDLEPTVIDEVRTGTYRQLFHPEQLISGKEDAANNFARGHYTIGKEIVDLCLDRIRKLADNCTGLQGFLVFNAVGGGTGSGLGSLLLERLSVDYGKKSKLGFTVYPSPQVSTSVVEPYNSVLSTHSLLEHTDVAVLLDNEAIYDICRRSLDIERPTYTNLNRLVSQVISSLTASLRFDGALNVDVTEFQTNLVPYPRIHFMLSSYAPVISAEKAYHEQLSVAEITNSAFEPSSMMAKCDPRHGKYMACCLMYRGDVVPKDVNAAVATIKTKRTIQFVDWCPTGFKCGINYQPPSVVPGGDLAKVQRAVCMISNSTSVAEVFSRIDHKFDLMYAKRAFVHWYVGEGMEEGEFSEAREDLAALEKDYEEVGAESAEGEDGDEGDEY, from the exons ATGAGAGAGTGCATCTCGATCCACATCGGGCAGGCCGGGATTCAGGTGGGGAACGCCTGCTGGGAGCTGTACTGCCTCGAGCATGGCATCCAG CCTGATGGCCAAATGCCCGGCGACAAAACCGTGGGAGGCGGTGATGATGCATTCAACACCTTTTTCAGCGAGACCGGCGCTGGGAAGCATGTCCCTCGTGCCGTCTTCGTCGATCTGGAACCCACCGTCATCGATGAAGTAAGAACTGGAACCTACCGCCAGCTCTTCCACCCGGAGCAACTCATCAGTGGCAAGGAAGATGCTGCTAACAACTTCGCCCGAGGCCACTACACCA TTGGCAAGGAAATCGTCGACCTCTGCCTTGATCGTATCAGGAAGCTCGCGGACAACTGCACTGGCCTTCAAGGATTCCTCGTTTTCAATGCTGTTGGTGGAGGCACTGGCTCTGGCCTTGGCTCCCTTCTCCTCGAGCGTCTCTCCGTGGACTACGGCAAGAAGTCGAAGCTGGGGTTCACCGTGTACCCGTCGCCTCAGGTCTCTACCTCCGTGGTCGAGCCCTACAACAGTGTCCTCTCCACCCACTCTCTTCTGGAGCACACTGATGTGGCTGTTCTTCTTGACAACGAGGCGATCTATGACATCTGCCGGAGATCTCTCGACATCGAGCGCCCCACCTACACCAATCTCAACCGCCTGGTTTCTCAG GTGATTTCTTCGTTGACCGCATCGCTGAGGTTTGATGGTGCGCTGAACGTCGATGTCACCGAGTTCCAGACCAACCTGGTCCCTTACCCGAGGATTCATTTCATGCTTTCATCCTATGCTCCTGTCATCTCTGCGGAGAAGGCCTACCACGAGCAACTCTCCGTTGCTGAGATCACTAACAGCGCCTTTGAACCTTCATCCATGATGGCAAAGTGCGACCCGCGCCATGGAAAATACATGGCCTGCTGCCTCATGTACCGTGGAGATGTGGTGCCCAAGGACGTCAACGCTGCCGTTGCGACCATCAAGACCAAGCGGACCATCCAGTTCGTCGACTGGTGTCCGACTGGCTTCAAATGCGGCATCAACTACCAGCCGCCCAGCGTCGTGCCCGGCGGCGATCTGGCCAAGGTGCAGCGGGCGGTATGCATGATATCCAACTCCACCAGCGTTGCCGAAGTATTCTCACGAATCGACCACAAGTTCGACCTCATGTACGCCAAGAGGGCCTTTGTGCACTGGTACGTTGGCGAGGGCATGGAGGAAGGAGAGTTCTCCGAGGCCCGTGAGGATCTTGCTGCACTCGAAAAGGACTATGAGGAGGTTGGCGCAGAGTCTGCCGAGGGCGAGGATGGTGATGAGGGGGATGAATATTAA
- the LOC135614149 gene encoding tubulin alpha chain isoform X2, with product MRECISIHIGQAGIQVGNACWELYCLEHGIQPDGQMPGDKTVGGGDDAFNTFFSETGAGKHVPRAVFVDLEPTVIDEVRTGTYRQLFHPEQLISGKEDAANNFARGHYTIGKEIVDLCLDRIRKLADNCTGLQGFLVFNAVGGGTGSGLGSLLLERLSVDYGKKSKLGFTVYPSPQVSTSVVEPYNSVLSTHSLLEHTDVAVLLDNEAIYDICRRSLDIERPTYTNLNRLVSQVISSLTASLRFDGALNVDVTEFQTNLVPYPRIHFMLSSYAPVISAEKAYHEQLSVAEITNSAFEPSSMMAKCDPRHGKYMACCLMYRGDVVPKDVNAAVATIKTKRTIQFVDWCPTGFKCGINYQPPSVVPGGDLAKVQRAVCMISNSTSVAEESSPRPVRILLHSKRTMRRLAQSLPRARMVMRGMNIK from the exons ATGAGAGAGTGCATCTCGATCCACATCGGGCAGGCCGGGATTCAGGTGGGGAACGCCTGCTGGGAGCTGTACTGCCTCGAGCATGGCATCCAG CCTGATGGCCAAATGCCCGGCGACAAAACCGTGGGAGGCGGTGATGATGCATTCAACACCTTTTTCAGCGAGACCGGCGCTGGGAAGCATGTCCCTCGTGCCGTCTTCGTCGATCTGGAACCCACCGTCATCGATGAAGTAAGAACTGGAACCTACCGCCAGCTCTTCCACCCGGAGCAACTCATCAGTGGCAAGGAAGATGCTGCTAACAACTTCGCCCGAGGCCACTACACCA TTGGCAAGGAAATCGTCGACCTCTGCCTTGATCGTATCAGGAAGCTCGCGGACAACTGCACTGGCCTTCAAGGATTCCTCGTTTTCAATGCTGTTGGTGGAGGCACTGGCTCTGGCCTTGGCTCCCTTCTCCTCGAGCGTCTCTCCGTGGACTACGGCAAGAAGTCGAAGCTGGGGTTCACCGTGTACCCGTCGCCTCAGGTCTCTACCTCCGTGGTCGAGCCCTACAACAGTGTCCTCTCCACCCACTCTCTTCTGGAGCACACTGATGTGGCTGTTCTTCTTGACAACGAGGCGATCTATGACATCTGCCGGAGATCTCTCGACATCGAGCGCCCCACCTACACCAATCTCAACCGCCTGGTTTCTCAG GTGATTTCTTCGTTGACCGCATCGCTGAGGTTTGATGGTGCGCTGAACGTCGATGTCACCGAGTTCCAGACCAACCTGGTCCCTTACCCGAGGATTCATTTCATGCTTTCATCCTATGCTCCTGTCATCTCTGCGGAGAAGGCCTACCACGAGCAACTCTCCGTTGCTGAGATCACTAACAGCGCCTTTGAACCTTCATCCATGATGGCAAAGTGCGACCCGCGCCATGGAAAATACATGGCCTGCTGCCTCATGTACCGTGGAGATGTGGTGCCCAAGGACGTCAACGCTGCCGTTGCGACCATCAAGACCAAGCGGACCATCCAGTTCGTCGACTGGTGTCCGACTGGCTTCAAATGCGGCATCAACTACCAGCCGCCCAGCGTCGTGCCCGGCGGCGATCTGGCCAAGGTGCAGCGGGCGGTATGCATGATATCCAACTCCACCAGCGTTGCCGAA GAGAGTTCTCCGAGGCCCGTGAGGATCTTGCTGCACTCGAAAAGGACTATGAGGAGGTTGGCGCAGAGTCTGCCGAGGGCGAGGATGGTGATGAGGGGGATGAATATTAAGTGA